A single Watersipora subatra chromosome 7, tzWatSuba1.1, whole genome shotgun sequence DNA region contains:
- the LOC137399597 gene encoding monocarboxylate transporter 12-B-like, protein MEIPMRIFHGWLADRKLLPVAVHVGLCMAFTGLMALLCGLLNNTAGMVAAVIGVGSAGTSAFSLMPVIARELFGIDYVESAMAMNFVYAGLSNIISTFASGVIYEYTLHWRNVYYYIAACAISGSALMFVIAFGVRKKAHKPSNELSQSVD, encoded by the exons ATGGAGATACCAATGAGAATCTTTCATGGATGGTTAGCCGATAGAAAGCTTTTACCTGTTGCTGTTCATGTTGGGCTATGTATGGCTTTTACTGGACTTATGGCATTACTGTGTGGCTTGCTCAACAATACAGCAG GAATGGTGGCTGCAGTGATAGGAGTGGGTTCAGCTGGTACGTCAGCATTTAGTTTGATGCCAGTCATAGCGAGGGAGCTCTTTGGTATCGACTATGTGGAAAGTGCAATGGCTATGAATTTCGTTTACGCGGGATTATCCAACATTATATCTACGTTTGCCTCAG GTGTCATATATGAGTACACACTACACTGGAGAAATGTCTACTACTACATAGCCGCATGTGCCATATCAGGAAGTGCTCTCATGTTTGTAATTGCTTTCGGTGTCAGAAAAAAGGCTCATAAGCCTAGCAATGAGCTCTCACAAAGTGTTGACTAG